The Zea mays cultivar B73 chromosome 7, Zm-B73-REFERENCE-NAM-5.0, whole genome shotgun sequence DNA segment ATAGCTGGACAGTGGCTTCGATATCTTCAAGACCGTTATAGCAACCATCAGCGGTCCGGTCAGGGCCAAATTAACTGGGAACTGATGGCTGTTAGAACTTTTGCTGCAGGTGACTATCGATTGCGACGTCGAGTTGTATCCATTGCCAGTTTCGGTTTCTTAACCACACGATTTGCGTGATCATGACCGCATGTCCGCATCACAGATTTCACAACGCCGGGTTTTATTTGCGCTGGGAAACTGGAAACTGGAGTTGGCTGGAGAGTAACACTGGGCCAAACAATTTCGGGTCCAATAAAGCCCAACTCGAGATTTATTTGCGCTTCGTGAGCCGCGGCATCAGAGGGAGGATTTCAGCCATTCAGGAGGGCCACCGTACGCAGCGAGACCAGCCAGCAGGCGGCGATGTTCGCGACGGCGGTGCGGTGGGCGGCGAAGAAGGGGAAGCCCAAGATGGCGCCGATCGAGCTGACGGCGCCGCCGGAGCAGGCGCAGTCCATCACGCGCGCCATCTTCGACGCCGTCCGGGAGCACGGCCCGCTCACCGTCTCCGACGTCTGGGACCACGTCAAGGTACAAGTAGCACAACAacatccacccccccccccccccccccgccccttCGGCCAGCGCGCGCGTCCACGCCCCGTGAATCTGTTCGACGGAATGCCTCACCGGATACCTCGACAAACCCTCGTTCAAGGATGCCATCTTGGACTGGACTCCCGGCGGCGCGTCCTTGCTCGGTTGCATGTGTCCTCTAACAAGCAAGCGGCTGAGACTAATCTCTGCTTTCATCCTCAGGATGTCGGGCTTCGAGGTCTGGCAAGCAAGAGGCAGATGAAGATCATGCTGCGGTGGATGAGGGAGCGCCAGAAGCTAAAGCTCATCTGCGACCACGACGGCCCGCACAAGCAGTTCCTCTACACCACCTGGTTTACCAACCCCAGGAACGCGCCGCAGAGGCCCAATCCGAAGCCCAATGTCAAAGCGGATAAGCTCCCCACCTTCCCTTCCCCTTCGAAGCAACTGTGACGAGGACTTGTTTCTGTGCTCTCTGCACTTGTTTCTGCTGCCCCCGACATAATGTTCAGCATGGAAACAAATGCTAGATTTGTTCAGGCGAATTTAGGCTTGTTATGGCTATATTGTTCTATGCAAACACCTAATTGTTGTCTATGCATATATAAACCATATTATTTGAGATGTATAACCTAAGGTTGTTCCCTGAGGATTAAAGCCAGCTGTTTGGACGGCTACAGCTGCAATTCATAGAAACAAAAATATTGTAGAAACATTATAAACCTGTACGGATTAAAGTCAAGCGAATAACTATGTGTGCCCCCAAATTCCTTTCTAACTTTCTACACATGCTATATGGAAATGAACATATTATTGCTTCTATTAGGCGGTTCTGCGTAGGCTCCATTGGGAGATTGTTGATATTTGCATTACTTCTGTAATGTTTCCTTAAAACACACACTGAAAAAATAATTAATTTGGTTCTTCCATTAAAGTTTGAAGGCTGGAATTTTTAGCTATATTTTTTCAAACACATTTCATAAAATTTGTTGATGTGTTAATCCCTGAGCTGGGCCATTTTTTCACTTCATACTATTGTACTTTGCGTTGCGTGTGCTTCACTTTTCATGTTATGTATTCATTGAATAATGAATATGCATTCTGTTCTATATGAACTATGGGATTCAAATGAATACTGATGATAAGAGATAAATGAGATGATATTGCTGGCTTTTAAAGTGCATTTAATTTCAATGTTTGCACATTCCTAGGTTTTGGTTGATTCTCATTGCATTAGGAATGGAGCCTGTTAGCATTTGTGTAGCACAAGATTATAATATAGTTATTGAGCCAGAACACACAATATAAACTTAGAGGAACATAACCAACCTGGTAATGCTTTAAATTTATacttattgtcggggaccataattaggggtaccctcaagacgcctaattctcagctggtaacccccatcagcataaagctgaaaggcctgatgggtacgattaagtcagggatcagtccgcacgagtgactcgatcacgcttcacccgagcctagcctcggccaagggcagccgacctcgagagactaccgtctcgcccgaggcccccctttttacggcggacacatcaccggctcgcccgaggccttggcttcgctcaaaagcaaccctgactaaatcgccacaccgactgaccaagttgcaggagcatttaacgcaaaggtggcctgacacctttatcctgacacgcgcccccggcagagccgaagtgaccgccgtcactccaccgctccactgaccagtctgacagaaggacagcgccgcctgcgccactccgactgcggtgccactcgacagagtgagtctgacagacagacaggccttgccaaaggcgccacggcgaactccgctccgcccgaccccagggctcggactcgggctaagacccggaagacgacgaactccgctccgcccgaccccagggctcggacttgggctaagacccggaagacggcgaactccgctccgcccgaccccagggctcggactcgggctaagacccggaagacggcgaactccgctccgcccgaccccagggctcggactcgggctaagacccggaagacggcgaactccgctccgcccgaccccagggctcggactcgggctaagacccggaagacggcgaactccgctccgcccgaccccagggctcggactcgggctaagacccggaagacggcgaactccgctccgcccgaccccagggctcggactccgccctggcctcggccgaacgacctccgccgcgcccgaccccatggctcggactcggcctcggcaacagaagacagactcaacctcggcttcggaggagcccccacgtcaccctgcctagggcacagacccgccacgtcaacaggaagcgccatcatcgtcctaccccgaatcgactcgggtcacggagaacaagaccggcgtcccatccggccagctccgccggatgggcaatgatggcgctccacaagctctgtgacgacggcggcccccagctctcttacggaagcagggcgacgtcagcaaggactcgaccgctccaacagctgtccctccgccaggctccgtcgcacctccgacagccacgacatcacgccagcaaggtgccaagacctctccggctgccacattggcatgtacctagggcgctagctctctctccgctagacacgtagcactctgctacaccccccattgtacacctggatcctctccttacgactataaaagggaggaccagggccttcttagagaaggttggccgcgcgggaccgaggacgggacaggcgctctcttggggccgctcgcttccctcacccgcgtggacgcttgtaacccccctactgcaagcgcacccgacctgggcgcgggacgaacacgaaggccgcgggacttccacctctctcacgctcggctccggccacctcgcctatccccccttcgcgctcgcccacgcgctcgacccatctgggctggggcacgcagcacactcactcgtcggcttagggacccccctgtctcgaaacgccgatagttggcgcgccaggtaggggcctgctgcgtgctgacgaacagctccccgtcaagctccagatgggcagtctccagcaacctctccggcccgggacggtgcttcgtttcgggactcttgagttcatgtccttcgacggcagctacgacatgatacttcttccaccgccgcgcgacaacgacaatggcggccaacaacccgcccgccggcggcggaatcgacgacatcttccccgcgtggtggaagagcaacattcgagctcgctccgttctctcccccgccaacggaggaggaggcggggccatcaaggccaagcgggaggccgcgcttcgttggccgtcgagcgaatcgacgcccccgacgccccgacggaaggcacgccggacgtcgacctcgcgttcaagacgaaggcaagcgccgtccccccgcgacacgctgaccccgagcaagaagacgacgccggcgcgctcgcggaaagcctgcaggacgtcgcccttgtaccagagatgacggtgcaaccagtccccgatgtgactacgtcgctcctcgtcgaccaaaaggtaccgactaactcccatcttgcgtcatttcgactcggcctcaacccgccaaacgacctcgttttggcgggcgctctcattgaggtgagtgcaaccccactggggtttcgtatgcggtcgccttgggaccggctgacggacgtctcgacctacgggccctctgggtccgaggaagatgacgatcccagcatctgttgggatttctccggacttggcaaccccagtgccgtgcgggacttcatgaccgcgtgcgactactgcctctccgactgttccgacggaagccgcagccttggcaacgagagctgcggcccaagccgcgaatgtttccacatcgagctaggggatccctccgaaggcaaccatctcggcatgccggaggacggtgatcttcctaggccggtgcctcgcgccgacatcccacgggagctagctgtggtccccgctccggcgggggggttacgacccacaactcgagcaagtccacgaggcgcaggccaggctcaacgagggaacaggagcgcttgagccgatccgtcgggacgtcgggcaggtatgggcgggccaacccttggccggagaaatacgtcacctgccccaaggtctccagcaccgcgtcgccaacgatgccagggtcaggccgccgcccgcatccagcggggttggtcagaacctggcagccgcagcgatgctcctccgcgcgatgccggagccatcaaccaccgagggtcggcgaatccagagagagctcaagaatctcctggaaggcgctgcggcccgatgggccgagagcaccgcctcccgaaggcagggatatccctcggaacctcatgccgcgacttcccgattcatgcgggaagcctcggtctacaccgggcgcatgcgcaacaccgcgcctgcggccccgggccacctcggcaacgagcaccatcgacgcgaccgtcgggcccacctcgacgaaagggtgcgccgaggctaccaccacaggcgtggggggcgctacgacagcggggaggatcggagtccctcgcccgaaccacccggtccgcaggccttcagtcgggccatccgacgggcgccattcccgactcggttccggcccccgactactatcacgaagtactcgggggaaacgagaccggaactgtggctcgcggactaccgcctcgcctgccaactgggtgggacggacgacgacaacctcatcatccgtaacctccccctgttcctctccgacactgctcgcgcctggttggaacacctgcctccggggcagatctccaactgggacgacttggtccaagccttcgctggcaatttccagggcacatacgtgcgcccctggaattcctgggaccttcgaagctgccggcaacagccgggggagtcgctccgggactacatccggcgattctcgaagcagcgcaccgagctgcccaacatcaccgactcggatgtcatcggcgcgttcctcgccggcatcacttgccgcgacctggtgagcaagctgggtcgcaagacccccaccagggcgagcgagctgatggacatcgccaccaagttcgcctctggccaggaggcggtcgaggctatcttccgaaaggacaagcggccccagggccgcccatcggaagaggctcccgaggcgtctgctccgcgcggcgccaagaagaaaggcaagaagaagtcgcaatcgaaacgcgacgctgctgacgcggaccttgtcgccgccgccgagcacaagaaccctcggaagcccctcggaggtgcaaacctcttcgacaagatgctcaaggagccgtgcccctaccatcaggggcccgtcaagcacaccctcgaggagtgcgttatgcttcggcgtcacttccacagggccgggccacccgccgagggtggcagggcccgcgacggcgacaagaacgaagatcaccaagcaggagagttccccgaggtccgcgactgcttcatgatctatggaggacatgcggcgaatgcctcggctcggcatcgcaagcaagagcgccgggaggtctgctcggtgaaggtggtggcgccagtctacctagactggtctgacaagcccatcaccttcgaccaggccgaccaccccgaccatgtgccgagcccggggaaatacccgctcgtcgtcgaccccgttgtcggcaatgtcaggctcaccaaggtcctgatggatgggggcagctgcctcaacatcatctacgccgagaccctcaagctcctgcgcgtcgatctgtcctccgtccgagcaggcgctgcgcccttccacgggatcatccctgggaagcgcgtccagcccctcgggcgactcgacctccccgtctgctttgggacgccctccaacttccgaagggagaccctgacgttcgaggtggtcgggttccgaggaacctaccacgccgtactagggaggccatgctacgcgaagttcatggtcgtccccaactacacctacctgaagctcaagatgccgggccccaacggggtcatcaccgtcggccccacgtacaaacacgcgttcgaatgcgacgtggagtgcgtggagtacgccgaggccctcgccgagtccgaggccctcatcaccgacctggagaacctctccaaggaggtgccagacgtgaagcgccatgccagcaacttcgagccagcagagacggttaaggccgtccctcttgaccccagtggcgacaccaccaagcagatccggatcggttccgggctcgaccccaaataggaagcagtgctcgtcgactttctccgcgcaaacgccgacgtctttgcgtggagtccctcggacatgctcggcataccgagggatgtcgccgagcactcgctggatattcgggctggagcccgacccatcaggcagcctctgcgccgattcgacgaggagaagcgcagagtgattggcgaagagatccacaagctaatggcagcagggttcatcaaagaggtattccatcccgaatggcttgccgaccctgtgcttgtgaggaagaaaggggggaaatggcggatgtgtgtagactacattggtctcaacaaagcatgtccgaaggttccctaccctctgcctcgcatcgatcaaatcgtggattccaccgctgggtgcgaaaccctgtccttcctcgatgcctactcagggtatcaccagatccggatgaaagagtccgaccagctcgcgacttctttcatcacgccgttcggcatgtactgctatgtcaccatgtcgttcggtttgaggaatgcgggcgcgacgtaccagcggtgcatgaaccatgtgttcggcgaacacatcggtcgcacagtcgaggcctacgtcgatgacatcgtagtcaagacaaggaaggcttccgacctcctctccgaccttgaagtgacattccgatgtctcaaggcgaaaggagtcaggctcaatccggagaagtgtgtcttcggggtgccccgaggcatgctcctagggttcatcgtctccgagcgaggcattgaagccaacccggggaagatcgcggccatcatcagcatgggacccatcaaggacttaaaaggtgtacagagggtcatgggatgcctcgcggccctgagccgcttcatctcacgcctcggcgaaagaggtctgcctctgtaccgcctcttaaggaaggccgagtgtttcgcttggacccctgaggccgaggaagccctcgggaacctgaaggcgctccttacgaaggcgcctgtcttggtgcccccggcggatggagaagccctcttggtctacgtcgccgcgaccactcaggtggttagcgccgcgattgtggtcgagaggcaagaggaagggcatgcattgcccgttcagaggccggtctacttcgtcagcgaagtactgtccgagaccaagatccgctacccacaagttcaaaagctgctgtatgctgtgatcctgacaaggcggaagctacgacactacttcgagtctcatccggtaactgtggtgtcatccttccccctgggggagatcatccagtgccgagaggcctcgggcaggatcgcaaagtgggcggtggaaatcgtgggcgaaacgatctcgttcgcccctcggaaggccatcaagtcccaggtgttggcggacttcgtggccgaatgggttgacacccagttgccgacggctccgatccaaccggagctctggatcatgttttttcgacgggtcgctgatgaagacaggagccggcgcgggcctgctcttcatctcgcccctcggaaagcacttgcgctacgtgctgcgcctccatttctcggcgtccaacaatgtggccgagtacgaagctctggtcaacgggttgcggatcgccatcgagctaggggtcagacgcctcgacgcccgcggtgattcgcagctcgtcatcgaccaagtcatgaagaactcccactgccgcgacccgaagatggaggcctactgcgacgaggttcggcgcctggaagacaagttcttcgggctcgagctcaaccacatcgctcggcgctacaacgaaaccgcagacgagctggctaaaatagcctcggggcgaacgacggtccccccggacgtcttctcccgggatctgcatcaaccctctgtcaagatcgacgacgcgccccagcccgaggtaccctcggctcagcccgaggcaccctcggcacagcccgaggtaccctcggcccccgagggcgaggcactggacgtcgaggaagagcagagcggagccacgccagatcgagattggcaggccccgtacctgcaatatctccgtcgaggagagctaccccccgaccaagtcgaggctcggcgggtagcgcgacgcgccaagtcgttcgtcttgctgggcgatgaagaggagctctaccatcgcagcccctcgggcatcctccagcgatgcatctccatcgccgaaggtcgggaactgctgcaagaaatacactcgggggcttgcggccaccacgcagcgccccgagcccttgtcgggaatgctttccggcaaggcttctactggccaacggcggtggatgacgccactagaattgtccgcacctgcgaagggtgccaattctatgcgaagcaaacccacctgcccgctcaggctctgcagacaatacccatcacctggcccttcgctgtatggggtctggacctcgtcggtcccttgcagaaggcgcccgggggctacacgcacctgctggtcgccatcgacaaattctccaagtggatcgaggtccgacctctgaacagcatcaggtccgagcaggcggtggcgttcttcaccaacatcatccatcgcttcggggtcccaaactccatcatcaccgacaacggcacccagttcaccggcaaaaaattcttggatttttgcgaggatcaccatatccgggtggactgggccgccgtggctcatcccatgtcgaatgggcaagtagagcgtgccaacgacatgattctacaagggctcaagcctcggatctacaacgacctcaacaagttcggcaagcggtggatgaaggaactccccttggtggtctggagcctaaggacgacgccgagtcgtgccacgggtttcacgctgtttttcctggtctacggggctgaagctatcttgcccactgacctggaatacggctccccgaggacgagggcctacaccgatcaaagcaaccaagctagccgagaagaatcgctggaccagctggaggaggctcgggacagggccttactacactcggcgcggtaccagcagtccctgcgacgctaccacgcccgaggggtccggtcccgagacctccaggtgggcgatctggtgcttcggctgcggcaagacgcccgagggaggcacaagctcacgcccccctgggaagggccattcgtcatcgccaaagttctgaagcccggaacatacaagctggccaacaatcaaggcgagatctacggcaacgcctggaacatcaaacagctacgtcgcttctacccttaagatgtttccaagttgt contains these protein-coding regions:
- the LOC100276785 gene encoding uncharacterized protein LOC100276785 translates to MFATAVRWAAKKGKPKMAPIELTAPPEQAQSITRAIFDAVREHGPLTVSDVWDHVKDVGLRGLASKRQMKIMLRWMRERQKLKLICDHDGPHKQFLYTTWFTNPRNAPQRPNPKPNVKADKLPTFPSPSKQL